A genomic segment from Gilvibacter sp. SZ-19 encodes:
- a CDS encoding TonB-dependent receptor domain-containing protein, translating into MKQLAVWLLLCLPFIAYSNPNPDSEKIGTISGVVYDKNLQEPIPYVTVAIMDMEGQVITGGITDDNGQFEIKDIPTGKVKVDIQYIGYKNYVKEIEISRANRKVDLGRVDLEEDIESLDEVVVTAERTTIEQKLDRKVITVGKDLTTAGPTASDIMNNLPSVSVDQQTGAIALRGNQNVQVMVDGKLTNVPAAQLLRQIPSTSIEKIELITNPSAKYNPEGMSGIINIVLKKNALVGFNGDINVGLTYQRQAKFNTGLNLNYRNGKFNLYGSYGGNYSKNENFGNVFRPNDNSDQRFNFLDNNKSNLFKVGIDYYLNDKNTISFFTNQNLFDGGVDGTTDILFFDNPSLDQSQLFDNAIDNMSQQYNFNYKLDFAKEGHNVELEADYNDFESDEDANFRFRGNSTTADYMDFVDTERSRLTVNLDYTNPLSESMKLEAGLQARLFNTDIDYSSTGQTLNANGDLIDTPSTNFEYSRDIYSAYVSLGKNYEKWSWQLGARAETVEVRADTNSVRAFTNDYVQVYPSAFLTYSPSEKNQFQVSYSRRVDRPGVGQVNPIREWSTPLISSFGNTNLEPQFTNSIETNYTRNLEKGSITAGVFYRIIEDEINRALFIDRTDVNKVILTFDNFSNTTAYGFELSSNYRPTKWWNFNTSFDLFSQKQKGITEQIDSSIENPTADNIETNTVEVTNTAWNFRMINNFKVTKTVTFTAFGMYRGKNKNIQFDVDPMVMVNLGARVSLWDGQGTFSVNYNDIFNSMRFKFVGQNPYLQQGQFNWESNTVFVGLNYRFGGGKYRAKSRKRRDNDEKQGSGGIF; encoded by the coding sequence ATGAAACAGTTAGCAGTATGGCTATTGCTATGCCTACCCTTTATTGCCTATTCCAACCCGAACCCTGATAGCGAAAAGATCGGGACCATTAGCGGAGTAGTTTACGACAAGAACCTTCAGGAACCTATACCTTACGTAACCGTGGCGATCATGGATATGGAAGGCCAGGTCATAACCGGAGGTATTACAGACGACAACGGTCAATTCGAGATCAAAGATATTCCGACTGGCAAGGTTAAAGTTGATATCCAATATATAGGATACAAAAACTATGTCAAGGAAATAGAGATCTCCAGGGCTAATCGCAAGGTCGATCTGGGCCGTGTAGACCTGGAAGAAGACATTGAATCTCTGGACGAGGTAGTCGTTACGGCAGAACGTACCACCATAGAGCAAAAGCTCGACAGAAAGGTGATCACTGTAGGTAAAGACCTTACCACAGCAGGACCAACTGCCTCAGACATAATGAACAATCTGCCTTCTGTGAGCGTGGACCAACAAACCGGCGCCATTGCCCTAAGAGGAAACCAGAATGTGCAAGTGATGGTAGACGGTAAGTTGACCAATGTTCCTGCGGCTCAACTCTTAAGACAGATCCCATCGACCTCTATTGAGAAAATAGAATTGATCACCAACCCATCGGCTAAGTACAATCCGGAAGGGATGAGCGGGATCATTAATATCGTTTTAAAGAAGAACGCCTTGGTCGGTTTTAACGGAGACATTAATGTAGGCTTGACCTATCAACGTCAGGCTAAATTCAATACCGGACTAAACCTCAACTACCGCAATGGAAAGTTCAACCTTTACGGTAGCTACGGAGGGAACTATTCCAAAAATGAGAATTTTGGTAATGTTTTTAGACCCAACGACAATTCAGATCAGCGATTCAACTTTTTAGACAACAACAAGTCCAACCTGTTCAAAGTAGGGATCGACTATTATTTGAACGATAAGAACACCATATCTTTCTTTACCAACCAAAACCTCTTTGACGGAGGCGTGGATGGAACCACTGACATTTTGTTCTTCGACAATCCAAGTTTGGACCAAAGTCAGCTTTTTGACAATGCCATTGACAATATGAGTCAGCAGTACAATTTCAACTATAAGTTGGATTTTGCCAAAGAAGGCCACAATGTGGAGCTGGAAGCAGACTACAACGACTTTGAAAGTGACGAGGATGCCAACTTCAGATTCAGAGGTAATAGTACTACAGCAGACTATATGGATTTTGTAGATACCGAGCGCAGCCGCTTGACCGTTAACTTGGATTACACCAATCCATTAAGCGAAAGCATGAAACTGGAGGCCGGTTTGCAAGCGCGTTTGTTCAATACCGATATCGACTATAGCTCTACTGGGCAAACCCTGAACGCCAACGGTGATCTGATCGATACGCCAAGTACTAATTTTGAGTACTCACGTGATATCTACTCCGCTTATGTGAGCCTCGGGAAGAATTACGAGAAATGGAGCTGGCAATTAGGCGCCCGTGCCGAGACGGTAGAAGTTCGCGCAGACACCAATTCGGTTCGCGCTTTTACGAACGACTATGTGCAGGTGTATCCATCGGCTTTCTTGACCTATTCACCTTCTGAGAAGAATCAGTTTCAGGTGAGCTACAGCCGCCGTGTTGACCGCCCTGGAGTTGGACAAGTAAACCCTATTCGCGAATGGAGTACCCCACTGATTTCTTCTTTCGGTAATACCAACTTAGAGCCTCAGTTCACAAACTCCATAGAGACGAATTATACGCGTAATTTAGAAAAAGGATCTATCACGGCCGGAGTATTCTATCGCATAATCGAAGACGAGATTAACCGTGCGCTGTTCATCGATAGAACAGACGTGAACAAGGTGATCTTAACCTTTGACAACTTTAGCAATACCACTGCCTACGGTTTTGAGCTTTCAAGCAATTACCGTCCGACAAAATGGTGGAATTTTAATACCAGCTTCGATCTGTTCTCTCAGAAACAAAAAGGGATCACAGAACAGATAGACAGCAGCATAGAGAACCCCACAGCCGACAATATAGAAACCAATACGGTAGAGGTTACCAACACGGCCTGGAACTTTAGAATGATCAACAACTTTAAAGTGACCAAGACCGTAACCTTTACCGCCTTTGGGATGTACCGCGGTAAAAACAAGAACATTCAGTTTGATGTAGACCCTATGGTCATGGTGAACCTCGGCGCACGTGTTTCGCTTTGGGACGGACAGGGTACCTTCTCGGTGAATTACAACGACATCTTTAACAGCATGCGCTTTAAATTCGTCGGACAGAATCCGTACTTGCAACAAGGACAATTCAACTGGGAAAGCAACACCGTTTTTGTTGGACTCAACTACCGCTTCGGAGGTGGAAAATACCGTGCCAAGTCTAGAAAACGTCGTGATAATGACGAGAAACAAGGCAGCGGAGGAATTTTCTAA
- a CDS encoding 3-oxoacyl-ACP synthase III family protein, translating to MYTSRISGLGFYVPEHVVTNDDLSKVMDTNDAWIQERTGIKERRHILPGDGNTTSVMGTKAARIAIERAGIDPNDIELIIFATLSPDMYFPGGGVQVQDQLGIGTVPALDVRNQCSGFVYALSTADQYIKTGMYKNVLVIGSENHSGGLDMTTRGRGVSVIFGDGAGAAVVSRNETGAGGILSTHLHSEGKHKDELALQGPSTGYWVPQIIEEDPQEDIPYFPYMNGQFVFKNAVVRFSEVIQEGLQANGLGVDDIVMLIPHQANLRISQFIQKKFGLSDDQVFNNIQKYGNTTAASIPIALTEAWEAGKIKSGDLVVLAAFGSGFTWGSAIIRWA from the coding sequence ATGTATACATCTCGAATTTCTGGCTTGGGATTCTACGTTCCCGAGCATGTGGTGACCAATGACGATCTTTCTAAAGTAATGGATACTAATGACGCTTGGATACAAGAGCGTACGGGTATCAAGGAGCGTCGCCACATTCTTCCTGGCGATGGTAATACTACCAGCGTAATGGGAACCAAGGCAGCCCGAATCGCTATTGAGCGTGCAGGAATTGACCCTAACGATATTGAACTTATCATCTTTGCCACCTTGAGTCCGGATATGTATTTTCCAGGCGGAGGGGTACAGGTACAAGACCAACTCGGAATAGGAACCGTACCCGCGCTAGACGTGCGCAATCAATGTAGTGGCTTTGTTTACGCACTTTCTACTGCAGATCAATACATTAAAACGGGGATGTACAAAAATGTATTGGTTATCGGTAGTGAGAACCACAGCGGTGGCCTAGACATGACCACTAGAGGTCGTGGAGTTTCTGTGATCTTTGGCGATGGCGCAGGAGCTGCTGTTGTTTCTAGAAATGAAACAGGGGCAGGAGGCATACTTTCTACCCATTTACACTCAGAAGGAAAACACAAGGACGAATTGGCCTTACAAGGACCAAGTACCGGTTATTGGGTGCCTCAGATCATTGAAGAGGATCCGCAGGAAGATATTCCTTATTTCCCTTATATGAATGGTCAGTTTGTATTTAAGAATGCTGTGGTGCGTTTCTCTGAAGTTATCCAAGAAGGCTTGCAAGCCAATGGGTTGGGTGTGGACGATATTGTCATGCTGATTCCGCATCAGGCCAACCTTAGAATCTCGCAATTCATTCAAAAGAAGTTTGGACTGAGCGACGATCAGGTATTCAACAACATTCAAAAGTACGGAAACACCACTGCTGCTTCTATTCCTATTGCATTGACAGAAGCCTGGGAAGCCGGAAAGATCAAATCCGGAGACCTGGTAGTCTTGGCCGCTTTTGGTAGTGGCTTCACTTGGGGAAGCGCTATTATACGCTGGGCTTAA
- a CDS encoding sodium:solute symporter codes for MNPTHILLLIAGYFGILILISILTNKGGSNADFFKASNRSPWYVVAFGMIGASLSGVTFISVPGQVAASQFSYFQVVLGYTVGYAVIGLVLMPLYYRLNLTSIYGYLKVRFGEKSYKTGASFFLLSRIVGASFRLYLVANVLQYLVFDKMPFMGGTGVPFAVTVAITILLIWLYTFKSGIKTIVWTDTLQTLFMLVAVGVAIYIISADMGLSLGGLTDLIAESELSKMFFFDDWKSGQHFVKQFISGAFIAIVMTGLDQDMMQKNLTCKNISDAQKNMFWFTIVLTVVNFIFLALGLLLTVYANNNGIDAVRDQLFPTVAVESGLGIGIAALFMLGLIAAAYSSADSALTSLTTSFSIDILDIEEKKSEAEAKRIRKRVHVAMSFVLLLVIIGFKYLIADQSVITKLLTYAGYTYGPLLGLYAFGLFSNWKVKDHLVPAIAIATPFIGYAISWASAAYLNFDWGFFILILNGALTLLGLVLIRTEKDERTGTVGQNT; via the coding sequence ATGAACCCTACCCACATTCTCCTATTAATTGCCGGATATTTTGGAATTCTGATTCTGATCTCGATACTCACCAACAAAGGTGGTAGCAACGCAGATTTTTTTAAAGCCAGTAACAGATCGCCTTGGTACGTAGTTGCCTTTGGTATGATAGGCGCCAGTTTAAGCGGGGTTACGTTTATTTCGGTCCCTGGCCAAGTGGCGGCTTCGCAGTTCAGTTACTTCCAAGTTGTGCTCGGATACACAGTGGGTTATGCCGTAATTGGCCTAGTGCTGATGCCGCTTTATTATCGGCTGAATCTGACCTCGATTTACGGATATTTAAAGGTGCGATTTGGGGAAAAATCCTATAAGACCGGAGCCTCTTTTTTCTTGTTATCTCGTATAGTCGGTGCAAGTTTTAGACTGTACTTGGTGGCGAACGTGTTGCAGTACTTAGTTTTTGACAAAATGCCATTTATGGGTGGCACAGGAGTTCCGTTTGCAGTTACTGTGGCCATAACCATTCTCTTGATCTGGTTGTACACTTTTAAAAGTGGCATAAAGACCATCGTTTGGACAGACACCCTACAGACCTTGTTCATGCTTGTAGCCGTGGGGGTTGCCATTTATATAATTTCTGCGGATATGGGCTTATCGTTGGGAGGCTTGACCGACCTCATTGCAGAGAGCGAGCTTTCCAAGATGTTCTTTTTTGACGACTGGAAGTCTGGGCAACACTTTGTAAAACAATTCATAAGCGGAGCCTTTATTGCTATAGTGATGACCGGATTGGATCAAGACATGATGCAAAAGAATTTGACCTGTAAGAATATAAGCGATGCGCAAAAGAATATGTTTTGGTTCACCATAGTGCTAACGGTGGTAAACTTTATCTTTTTGGCCTTGGGCTTGTTGCTTACGGTTTATGCCAACAACAACGGCATTGATGCCGTACGGGATCAGCTATTCCCCACTGTTGCTGTAGAATCAGGTCTGGGCATTGGCATAGCCGCGCTGTTCATGTTAGGACTGATAGCAGCAGCCTATTCCAGCGCAGACAGTGCCTTGACTTCTCTAACAACGAGCTTTAGCATAGACATTCTAGACATTGAAGAGAAAAAATCCGAAGCAGAAGCGAAACGCATCCGCAAACGGGTTCACGTAGCCATGTCCTTTGTTTTACTCTTGGTGATCATAGGTTTTAAATACCTTATTGCAGACCAAAGTGTGATCACCAAACTCCTCACTTACGCTGGATATACCTACGGCCCCTTATTGGGCTTATACGCCTTTGGATTATTCTCGAACTGGAAGGTGAAAGATCATTTGGTTCCCGCTATCGCCATAGCTACACCTTTTATAGGTTATGCTATTAGCTGGGCATCTGCTGCATATCTGAATTTCGACTGGGGATTCTTTATTCTGATCCTCAACGGCGCCTTGACCCTTTTAGGCTTAGTACTGATCCGTACTGAGAAGGACGAGCGTACAGGCACGGTCGGCCAAAATACCTAA
- a CDS encoding CoA-binding protein, with protein sequence MNQNNGKTLVLGASLKPNRYSYYAIERLVDKGEAVVAVGLRPGEVAGVEVAATLLPFEGVDTVTLYLNPERQKQYYDYIIGLKPRRVIFNPGTENPEFENKLRSLGILADRACTLVLLSTDQY encoded by the coding sequence ATGAATCAGAACAATGGAAAAACATTAGTTTTAGGCGCCAGTTTAAAACCCAATCGGTATTCTTACTACGCCATAGAACGCTTAGTAGATAAAGGGGAGGCAGTTGTGGCTGTTGGGCTGCGACCCGGAGAAGTTGCCGGGGTGGAAGTAGCGGCAACGCTGCTGCCTTTTGAGGGTGTAGATACCGTTACCCTTTACTTGAACCCAGAGCGCCAAAAACAGTATTACGACTACATCATAGGGCTTAAACCTAGACGAGTCATTTTCAATCCGGGAACTGAGAATCCGGAATTCGAAAATAAGTTGCGCAGCTTAGGTATTTTGGCCGACCGTGCCTGTACGCTCGTCCTTCTCAGTACGGATCAGTACTAA
- a CDS encoding T9SS type A sorting domain-containing protein: protein MKKLLLLAAVALFGWGTTTSQAQEYLDMIEAGTFTIDEIRTSAEAYFEVVGTGRGTGFKQFKRWEYMAERQQDDDGRLKPETYYINELRQFEAYLNENPSARSAAGGTGDWVEEGPTSWDDYQGWNPGIGRVTGFAVDPADNNHIVIGSQTGGVWKTLDGGTSWTPLTDYFINLDVYSVAMDPQDSDTYFIGSFSGIIYKSTDAGATWAQIGTAGGASVVNKILIHPTDSNIMFASVQNQGIYRSVDGGATWTDAVPSANRGYDVEFKPGDPMTVYASGNGFYKSTDGGVSFTTISGFTVNPTMIGVTPADPDRVYAVQSNGNRFGGFFSSVDSGDTFTNIPHGSTNYFGYSVFGSDTAGQAPRDMDIIVSPTDADEVLIAGILVWRSFNAGVDFECTSGWALFESSTHNVGYCHADVDILQYVGDKVYAGTDGGLFIAEDPQATMSQSFWTDLSFGLGIRQFYKIGISQSDPIIITGGSQDNGTSVYTTAGEWRDWLGADGMESFVDKTNNSVLYGTTQFGQLYRSNNGGVSYSNLNEPAPGSGNWVSPFEQDPVATGTVYVAYNRVHKSTNSGGSWTPISQVFPTNLDNLKIANTDSNVMWASWDAALLKTEDGGATPWQTVTGVAGNINSIAIHPNDPNKVALATSYSGARVYVTLDGGATWLNYKKNLPNFTALSVVWDDTSVNGLYVGMNYGIFYIDDTMSDWQVYNTNLPNVRVNELEINNATDRIYAGTYGRGVWSSPVYDNPLSVADNNFETLVSLYPNPARDEVSISWPTNSEVDVQVFDINGRLLINEKDVNVQGVYNLNISRLNSGVHFVRLSSEGKMIVKKLIVN, encoded by the coding sequence ATGAAAAAACTACTACTACTCGCCGCAGTCGCGTTATTTGGCTGGGGCACCACTACTAGTCAGGCCCAAGAATACCTCGATATGATTGAGGCCGGAACATTCACAATCGACGAAATAAGAACCAGTGCAGAAGCCTACTTTGAAGTTGTAGGAACCGGTCGTGGCACCGGCTTTAAGCAATTCAAGCGCTGGGAGTACATGGCAGAGCGCCAACAAGACGACGATGGTCGCTTAAAGCCAGAGACCTATTACATCAATGAGCTTAGACAATTCGAGGCTTATTTGAATGAGAACCCAAGTGCACGTTCTGCTGCCGGCGGAACAGGCGACTGGGTAGAAGAGGGGCCAACCTCTTGGGACGATTACCAAGGCTGGAACCCAGGAATAGGTCGAGTTACTGGTTTTGCTGTGGATCCTGCAGATAACAATCACATTGTTATTGGGTCGCAAACCGGAGGTGTTTGGAAAACATTGGACGGAGGAACTAGCTGGACGCCACTTACCGATTATTTCATTAATCTGGATGTGTATTCAGTTGCTATGGATCCGCAAGATTCCGACACCTATTTTATTGGTTCTTTTTCTGGAATCATTTATAAATCTACGGATGCTGGAGCTACCTGGGCGCAGATCGGAACTGCCGGAGGTGCTTCTGTGGTGAACAAGATTTTGATCCATCCAACAGACTCTAACATCATGTTCGCAAGCGTGCAGAACCAAGGAATCTACCGATCTGTAGACGGTGGAGCTACTTGGACTGATGCTGTTCCGAGTGCCAACAGAGGTTACGACGTTGAGTTCAAACCTGGAGACCCTATGACGGTATACGCTTCTGGAAATGGATTCTATAAATCAACAGACGGCGGGGTGAGTTTTACAACTATCAGTGGTTTTACTGTAAATCCTACTATGATAGGGGTTACTCCTGCAGATCCAGATCGCGTTTATGCAGTTCAATCTAATGGAAATCGTTTTGGTGGTTTCTTTAGCTCTGTGGACAGCGGCGATACATTTACAAATATCCCGCATGGGTCTACCAATTATTTTGGTTACAGTGTTTTTGGTTCGGATACGGCCGGACAGGCACCAAGAGATATGGATATCATTGTGAGTCCTACTGATGCCGATGAGGTGCTGATCGCTGGAATTCTAGTATGGCGTTCATTTAATGCAGGTGTAGATTTCGAATGTACTTCGGGCTGGGCCTTGTTTGAATCAAGTACACATAATGTGGGTTACTGTCATGCCGATGTCGATATCTTGCAGTATGTAGGTGATAAGGTATACGCAGGTACAGATGGTGGATTATTCATTGCTGAGGATCCGCAAGCTACTATGTCTCAGAGTTTCTGGACAGACCTATCCTTTGGCCTGGGAATCCGTCAGTTCTACAAGATCGGTATTTCTCAGTCTGACCCAATTATCATTACCGGAGGATCTCAAGACAATGGAACATCAGTATACACTACTGCTGGCGAATGGAGAGACTGGCTAGGAGCAGACGGAATGGAAAGTTTTGTAGATAAGACCAACAACAGTGTACTTTATGGAACTACTCAATTTGGACAGTTGTACCGTTCTAACAACGGTGGAGTTTCTTATTCTAATCTAAACGAGCCTGCTCCTGGAAGTGGAAACTGGGTAAGTCCTTTTGAGCAAGATCCAGTGGCTACAGGTACTGTATATGTCGCCTATAATCGCGTTCATAAGTCTACCAATTCCGGTGGATCTTGGACTCCAATATCGCAAGTCTTTCCAACTAATTTAGACAATTTGAAGATCGCCAACACAGACAGCAACGTCATGTGGGCTTCTTGGGATGCCGCGCTATTAAAAACAGAAGACGGTGGAGCTACTCCTTGGCAAACTGTTACTGGAGTTGCAGGAAACATCAACAGTATTGCGATTCACCCGAATGATCCAAATAAAGTGGCTTTGGCTACTTCTTACTCCGGAGCGCGTGTTTACGTAACTCTAGATGGTGGAGCTACTTGGTTGAACTACAAAAAGAACCTTCCGAATTTTACGGCCTTGTCTGTGGTTTGGGACGACACCTCTGTAAATGGACTTTACGTAGGTATGAACTACGGTATTTTCTATATAGACGACACTATGAGTGACTGGCAAGTTTACAATACTAATCTGCCTAATGTCCGTGTGAACGAGTTGGAGATCAACAATGCGACAGATCGCATTTACGCAGGAACCTATGGTCGCGGCGTATGGTCATCTCCGGTTTACGACAATCCGTTGAGTGTTGCAGATAACAACTTTGAAACTTTAGTGAGCTTGTATCCTAACCCAGCTCGTGACGAAGTTAGTATCAGCTGGCCAACCAACAGTGAGGTCGATGTGCAAGTATTTGATATCAATGGCCGTTTGCTTATTAATGAGAAAGATGTGAACGTACAAGGTGTCTACAACCTTAATATTTCTAGACTCAATAGCGGAGTGCATTTTGTGCGCTTGTCTAGCGAGGGGAAAATGATCGTGAAAAAGTTGATCGTCAACTAA
- a CDS encoding prolyl oligopeptidase family serine peptidase → MQNKFFLLVLLLSFGWAQAQENLEYQKPPQEILELVDAPLAPGVQIDSKGEFAVLIYRDAFKSIAELSAPEMRLGGLRINPKTNIGSRTTFYNNLKVKRTEDKEATQVAGLPANPRLSGFSWSPDESKIACLNTTDSGVEVWVLDIASAKVTKLTDASVNANMGGAIRWFKSGDAMLVKMLPKNRKPLIDVAEAVPTGPTISVSDGAKAQNRTYQDLLKNPNDEHNFEQLAISEIKKVSLNGTVSNFLPPAMYRGMSFSPDGKYVMITKIKKPFSYIVPYSRFPYDETVYTTDGNFVATVNDVPLNEVQPKGFMATRKGKRNMSWRADKAATLYWAEAQDEGDPAVEVPFRDFVYQLSAPFSGEKEMVTRTINRFSGITWGTDNTAVLYDYWWNTRNTKTYLFDPSKPEMDPKVITDRNYQDQYSDPGDFVTTKNKYDRYVLDVQNGKAFLMGAGYTPEGQFPFVDEMDLATQKTKRLYRSEYTDKLERLYSAIDMKKGEILVRIEGQTEYPNYYIRNIKKKNALKPLTSFENPFKSLQGVHKEVITYKRDDGLDLEGTLYLPIGYDKEKKEKMPMILWAYPREYKDKSSASQSTTNPNEFIYPYYGSPIYWVTRGYVVLDDAAFPIVGEGDEEPNDTFRPQLVANAKAAIDAVDAMGYIDRSRVGVGGHSYGAFMVANLLSHSDLFAAGIARSGAYNRTLTPFGFQSEQRSYWDSPETYYTMSPFMHADKMKTPLLLVHGEADNNSGTYPLQSERYFNALKGLGATARLVMLPKESHGYRAKESIMHLLWEQDTWLETYVKNKKSQELNTGSESFKN, encoded by the coding sequence ATGCAAAACAAGTTCTTTTTACTTGTCTTGTTGCTGAGCTTTGGCTGGGCGCAAGCACAAGAAAACCTGGAATATCAAAAACCACCACAAGAAATTCTAGAGCTGGTCGATGCGCCATTAGCTCCTGGAGTACAAATCGATTCTAAAGGGGAGTTCGCCGTATTGATCTACCGCGATGCCTTTAAAAGCATAGCAGAACTTTCTGCTCCGGAGATGCGTTTGGGCGGCCTGAGGATCAATCCTAAGACCAATATTGGGAGTCGCACAACCTTTTACAACAACCTGAAAGTTAAGCGTACCGAAGACAAAGAAGCCACTCAAGTTGCTGGTTTGCCCGCAAATCCGAGGCTCAGTGGATTCAGTTGGTCTCCCGATGAATCCAAGATCGCTTGTTTGAACACCACCGATAGCGGTGTTGAAGTTTGGGTGCTGGATATCGCCTCGGCTAAGGTGACCAAACTAACTGACGCTTCTGTGAACGCTAACATGGGCGGAGCCATTCGCTGGTTCAAATCTGGAGATGCCATGCTCGTAAAAATGCTACCCAAAAACAGAAAACCGCTTATAGATGTTGCGGAAGCTGTTCCAACCGGGCCTACAATCTCTGTTAGTGACGGCGCCAAAGCACAGAACAGAACCTATCAGGATCTGCTAAAAAACCCTAACGACGAGCACAATTTTGAACAGCTCGCCATTTCTGAGATCAAAAAAGTGAGCCTAAACGGAACCGTGAGCAACTTTTTACCTCCGGCCATGTACAGAGGAATGAGTTTTTCTCCGGATGGGAAATATGTGATGATCACTAAGATCAAAAAGCCCTTTTCTTATATAGTCCCTTACAGCAGGTTCCCTTACGATGAAACTGTTTACACCACCGATGGAAACTTTGTCGCCACAGTGAACGATGTGCCGCTTAACGAAGTACAACCCAAAGGTTTTATGGCCACTCGCAAAGGCAAGCGCAATATGAGTTGGCGCGCGGACAAAGCTGCTACCCTTTATTGGGCAGAAGCGCAAGACGAAGGTGACCCTGCCGTAGAAGTGCCGTTTAGAGATTTTGTTTATCAATTGTCGGCACCGTTTAGCGGTGAAAAAGAAATGGTGACAAGAACGATTAATCGTTTTAGCGGTATCACTTGGGGAACCGACAACACGGCTGTACTTTACGACTACTGGTGGAACACTCGAAACACCAAGACCTATTTGTTCGATCCGTCAAAACCAGAGATGGACCCAAAAGTGATCACAGACAGAAACTATCAGGATCAGTATAGCGATCCGGGAGATTTTGTGACCACAAAAAACAAATACGATCGGTATGTGTTAGACGTTCAAAACGGCAAGGCCTTTTTAATGGGTGCTGGTTATACTCCAGAAGGACAATTCCCTTTTGTTGACGAAATGGACCTGGCTACACAAAAGACCAAAAGATTATATCGATCCGAATACACCGATAAGTTAGAACGCCTCTACTCCGCCATAGATATGAAAAAAGGAGAGATCCTGGTTCGTATTGAAGGACAGACAGAGTATCCGAATTATTACATCAGAAACATCAAAAAGAAAAACGCTTTAAAACCGCTGACCTCTTTTGAGAATCCGTTCAAAAGTCTGCAAGGGGTTCACAAAGAGGTAATCACCTATAAGCGCGATGACGGTTTGGATCTGGAGGGAACCCTATATCTGCCGATAGGTTATGACAAAGAAAAAAAGGAGAAGATGCCGATGATCCTCTGGGCTTATCCTAGAGAATACAAGGACAAAAGCTCTGCTTCTCAAAGCACCACCAACCCTAATGAGTTCATATATCCGTATTACGGGTCGCCTATTTACTGGGTGACGCGCGGCTATGTGGTCTTGGATGATGCAGCTTTCCCAATAGTGGGCGAAGGAGACGAAGAGCCCAATGATACCTTTAGACCACAATTGGTGGCCAATGCAAAGGCTGCAATTGATGCCGTTGATGCCATGGGCTATATAGACAGATCTCGAGTTGGGGTTGGCGGACACAGTTACGGAGCTTTTATGGTTGCGAACCTGCTGAGTCATTCTGATCTGTTTGCCGCCGGAATTGCGCGTTCTGGAGCTTACAACAGAACCTTGACACCTTTTGGTTTCCAAAGTGAGCAGCGTAGCTATTGGGATTCTCCTGAGACCTATTACACCATGTCACCGTTCATGCATGCGGACAAGATGAAAACTCCGCTGTTGTTAGTACACGGGGAGGCCGATAATAACTCCGGGACTTACCCACTGCAAAGTGAGCGTTATTTCAATGCTTTAAAAGGATTGGGCGCAACGGCACGTTTGGTGATGCTCCCTAAAGAAAGTCATGGGTATCGTGCAAAGGAAAGTATTATGCACCTGCTTTGGGAACAAGATACTTGGTTAGAGACCTATGTAAAGAACAAGAAGTCTCAAGAATTGAATACTGGTTCGGAGAGTTTTAAGAACTAA